Proteins encoded within one genomic window of Hermetia illucens chromosome 2, iHerIll2.2.curated.20191125, whole genome shotgun sequence:
- the LOC119650306 gene encoding peritrophin-48-like, with protein sequence MKLGISLGILISTLGILHSSAQHSPTCAGKEIYVPYPGKDESHYKVCFSETGDPKEYECPPSLKFNSITRSCTLNFDTEPITKCTSEGDEFPAPDPDCKLRYTCDSDLRPSSTPTACSKDYLFNPLLRECVPDTEYICSDDPPDCSQAKYKNRKWVDKENCEYYYECFGDTIASLKCPSKMYFDAHTQSCLHNTGDICKVPNSNSDLLVNIETICKGKAKEFVPDPYYCKAYYYCVDESTPYWTACADGRYFEKGACSLTKASSCTCEDLKWDGSSSPVNVPHPDRTKYYECTQGNVAKVKTCPSGTTFNTTKKMCSS encoded by the exons ATGAAATTAG GAATCAGTTTAGGAATACTTATATCAACTTTGGGGATCCTCCATTCCAGCGCTCAGCATAGTCCAACATGCGCAGGAAAGGAGATATATGTTCCATATCCTGGCAAGGATGAATCCCATTACAAGGTATGTTTCAGTGAGACAGGAGATCCCAAGGAATATGAGTGCCCACCATCCCTGAAATTTAATTCAATAACAAGAAGCTGTACCCTCAATTTTGACACTGAACCGATAACAAAATGTACTAGTGAGGGAGACGAATTTCCAGCTCCTGACCCTGATTGCAAATTGCGTTATACATGTGACTCGGATCTAAGACCCAGCAGCACACCAACTGCCTGTTCAAAGGATTATTTGTTCAACCCCCTTCTACGAGAGTGCGTTCCTGATACTGAATATATCTGCAGTGATGACCCACCCGATTGTTCTCAGgcaaaatacaaaaatagaaAGTGGGTTGACAAAGAAAATTGTGAATACTACTACGAATGCTTTGGAGACACTATCGCAAGCCTAAAATGCCCCAGCAAAATGTACTTTGACGCACACACTCAATCTTGCTTGCATAACACCGGTGATATATGCAAAGTTCCTAATTCCAACTCCGATTTACTAGTGAACATTGAGACTATTTgcaaaggaaaagccaaggagtTTGTCCCGGATCCCTACTATTGCAAAGCCTACTACTATTGTGTCGACGAATCAACCCCATACTGGACTGCTTGTGCAGATGGAAGATACTTTGAGAAAGGAGCTTGTTCTCTAACAAAAGCCAGTAGTTGCACTTGTGAAGATTTAAAATGGGATGGCTCTAGCTCCCCAGTGAATGTTCCACATCCTGACAGAACAAAATATTATGAGTGTACCCAAGGCAACGTAGCCAAGGTGAAGACGTGCCCATCAGGTACTACCTTCAATACAACGAAGAAAATGTGTTCCTCATGA